The genomic segment GTACTGACAGTGCCAGCCGCTGCTCGCAATATGCTAGGTCTTACCGAGGGCCAGGAGATGATCGTGTCTGTTAAAGGAAGACAGGTTATTGCCGAGGCTGCACCGGGTGCTAGTGGAACAATAAAGGTTCGTCAGCCAAAATACACGCTCGATCAATTGCTCGAGGGGTATAGCGCGGATGCTTCCATGTCGCTGGAAGAAGAGGCCTGGCTTAATGCGCCAGCGGTGGGAAATGAAGTTTGGTAAGGCCTAATATTCCGGCGCCTGGCGAAATATGGTGGCTCGACATGCAGCCGTCTGCCGGCAAAGAGCAACGCGGTCGCCATGCCGGACTCATTCTATCTGCGTTTAAGTTTAACATGGCTACCGGCTTTGCATTCATCGCCCCAATTACCACGACTGGCAACGCCTCGCGCAACAGCGGGTTTGCAATACAGTTGATCGGCGCGGGGACGAGTGCAACTGGTGTCGTTCAAATCGACCAAGTTAAATCAATGGACTGGCGAAATCGAAATGCAGAGAAGTCCAAAGACAAAATACCGGATGATATTTTCGCAGAAGTGCTAGAGCGGTTTGCTCCAATCTTCGGTCTCGTTTTCGCAGTGCCTGACCAAGAGTAACGGCATCGGCTTTAACGAGCCGCTCTCATGTGAGGCTGTCGCCTTCACATGAGAGCAAGTCACAATAATTACGCCACACCGCCCCACTCAGCTAACGCTTCGATCGTCGCAGGCAAATCCTGCATACGCGCAATCACCGTTTCCGCGCCCGCATCCGTCAAGCGATCCGCGTGGCTGGGATAGGTGTGGGAGGCGCCGGTGAAGCCGATGACGCGCATTCCGGCTGCGCGGGCGCCGTTGATGCCGTGGACGGAATCTTCAACGACGACGACGCGGTCCGGTGAGACATTGAACTGCTTGGCGCCGTGTAGAAAGATGTCAGGCTTGGGCTTGACGCGATCAGGGCCGAGATCCTTGGCGGAATAGATATGGCCCTCGAAATAGGGTTTAAGGCCGACTTTGGTCAGCATCATATCCAGGCGATGGCTGGATGAGTTCGAGCAGATGCAGCGCGGCGTCGTCAGGCGGGAAAGCGCCAGCTTGACGCCGTCGATGACCTTCACGTCCCGTTCGAGCCGGGCGTCCAGAAGCTTTTCCGACTTTTCCAGTAGGGAGGCTGAGAGCGGAATGCTGGCTTCACGCTCGATATCGAGGAGGATGTTTTTCCACGTCATGCCGGAGAAGCGCTCGCCCATTTCCTCGGTGGAAATTGGGTAGCCAGCATCGGTCAGCAGGCGCGATTCGACCTGGGCAGCGATGATTTCGGAATCGACGAGAACGCCGTCGCAGTCGAAAATAATGAGGTCGAAGCCGCTCATGGGCTCTCCTTAACGATTTGGGTCGGGAAGATTTGCGCGCTTTTAGCCCATGTGGGCCGCAAGCTCAACCGATGCCGATGCAAACGAGCCTTGCAAGGGGCGGCGCTTCCTCGACAATCCTGTCAGGGCATTTTATGGGAGTGCATGGCCAAACCTCAAAAAAACAAGCCGGACGATACCATCGCCACCAAAATCAGCCGCACGCTTGCAGACCGCATCGTGCGCGGCGAACTTGCGCCCGGTGCCCGGCTGCGGCAGGACCATGTGGCTGAGGAGTTTGGCGCGTCGCATGTGCCGGTGCGCGAAGCCTTCCGTCGGCTGGAGGCGCAGGGGCTTGCGGTCAGCATTCCACGCCGGGGTGTTCGCGTTGCCGATTTTGGCTTGCCCGATGTGCAGGAGGTAGCGGAGATGCGTGCGGCGCTGGAGGTCCTGGCCCTGCGTCACGCCGTCCCTAATCTGACTGCCGCTATTCTTGACGAGGCTGAGGCGGCGACGCTCGCCGGTGACAGGGCCATGGACGTGCGGCAATGGGAAGAGGCGAACCGCCGCTTTCACCGCCTGATTACGGCGCCGTGCGACATGCCGCGTCTGATGGAGGCCATCGACGGACTTCACGCCGCCAGTGCCCGCTTTCTGTTTTCGGCGTGGCGGGCAGGGTGGGAGAGGCGCACCGACACCGACCACCGCGCCATCATCGATGCGCTTCGCGGCAAGCGCGATGAGGAAGCTGTTCGCATTCTTGCCGGTCACGTTCAGTGGATCGGGCGCACCGCAATTCGCACGCCGACGGGCTCCACTCGAGATGCCTTCGCGATCGTCGGATAAATTATAGATAATTTTATATCGATATAAATATATGAAAAATATGAGTTAATTTCGACTCTATCCACATGAAGTGCGCATCTCTGCATCGAAGTTTTTGTTCCAAGCTTCCTTTGGTCGGTCTTTTAGCGATACATATCTCTCTGTTCTTTCAAATTATCTATAATTGAAATTCAGGAGGATATCATGTCCATTCAAATGCCCACCGCAACCACCGGCTTCCTTGGTTTGTCATCCAGATCATACGTTCAGCAGGCCCTGTTTCTTGTGGCAGGAACGATGATCCTGGCGCTTGCATCCAAGATCGAGGTCCCCATGGTGCCGGTGCCCATCACCATGCAGACATTTGCGGTTACGATGATCGGCGCTCTCTACGGTTGGCGTCTTGGCACATTGACGGTGCTCGCGTGGCTGGCTGAGGCCATGCTCGGACTGCCCGTTCTGGCAGATGCGGCATCTGGCCATGCGCCATTCGTCGGCCCGACGGCAGGCTACCTCGTGGCCTTTCCGGTCATGGCTGCGCTGGTTGGGCTTCTTACCGAAAAAGGTGCGGATGGTGATCGCCCGGTTGCCGCGTTCCTGCTGCATCTGTGCGCGAATGTCCTGTGCCTTGCACTTGGTTGGGCCTGGCTTGCGGGCCTGATCGGTTCAGAGGCGGCCTGGGTTGGCGGTGTTGCACCCTTCATACTCGGCGCTGTCCTGAAGTCGGCGCTGGCTGCCGCAGCATTGAAACTCATCGCATCGCGCGGCAGAAGCGCCCGGTGACGGTTCGCCTCAGAGCCCATCACCTGCTGTGCATGCTGACCTATGTCGGCAAGGGCTACACGCCCGGCTTCACGGTCAATTATGACCGTGTCGCTGCGCGGCTGAATGCCGGTGAGGATATCGAGATCGTTTCCGGTCCCGATGACATCTGTGCGCCGCTGCTGACGGACGCTGATGCACACTGCTTCAGCCAGAGTGTTGTGATACGCGATCAGAAAGCAATGGCGTCTATCGCACATTTTCTGGGTGAAGCAGTGACCGTGCACAAGAGTTTCACGCCTGACGACGCCTTTATGAAAAAGCTTCGCTCAGGCTTTCGCGATGGCACCGTGCGTTCGGCCTGTTCAGCATGCGAATGGGCCGATCTCTGCAACGAAGTCGCCGCTTCCAACTATTGCAGTGTCAAGATTGCGCCGCCGCTCAATCCGTGATGTTCAGTTCGGTGCGCTCCGCAGCCTTTACCGTGGCGGTCAGCTCCTTGGGCTCACGGTTGGTCTTGTCGTCATAGGTGATTTTGACAGAGTAGTCGCCGGGATGCAGGGTTTCCTGATGGGTGGTGCCGTAGCGACCGGAAATTTCATTCTGCGTGCCCTGCAAATCCTTGGTTGTTTCGACAATGTCGATACGCTGGGCATCGGGTGCCGTAACGGCCAGAACGCCTGCATTCAGATTGACGGTGACATTCGTCCGCTGTCCTGCGGTGACGGAGAAGGGTATCTCGGCACTGACCTTTCCAAGCCGCGCCCGCATGATGAAGTCACCAGCAGGCATCTGCATCATCTTGCCAACGCCGTAAGTGCCCGTCAGCGTGTCACGCGTGCCATCCAGTGTCTCGGTAGGGGAAACCGTTTCGAAGCGGATATTGTCCGTATCGACCGCGCGGCCACCATCCTTGTAGACGGCATTGGCAATTACCACACCGCTTGGGATGATAAGGTCGTGGCTGACAACGTCGCCAGCCTTGACAGTGACCGTGTCATCGGCGCGCGCCGGGCCAATGCGGCCCTCCAGCGTCAACTGCCCGGCAGGAACGTAAATCTGCTTGGCACCGTAGATGCTGTCGCTGAAGTCGGCGCCCTGCTTGACTTCGACACGGGCCTGCGGCTCAGCGTCCTTGCTGTCAGGGCTGCGCTTGGGGACGACGGTCAATTGAGCCGCGTTGAAGTCAGCCTTTACCTCCGCAACCGCCCCGTCCTTCACCTCGACAGGTATTTCGCGACGAATGTTTCCAAGGCCTGCCACGGCAATGTATTTGCCTGCCGGAATCTTTTCCTCGAACGTCGCATCATAGGCTCCACCGACGTTCTCATCGCTGCGTCCGCCTGCGCTGTCCACCTTGTAGAAATCCCAACGCACCTTGTCGCTATTGCCCAGCGAGGGTCCACCCTTCACCAGCACGGCGTCGGTGCGCACATTGATCGGCGGCTTGGGAACCGGAGGTGTGGCGGTTTGCGCAAACGCAGCGCTGGCAAAAAGTGTCGATACGATAACGAGAGAAATGCGCATTCTGAAATTACCCCTGCAGCCCTTACCCATGCCTTTCGGCTCCATCACACAGATGGCGCGCAAAATTCCGAAATCACAACGTTAAAAGATGCAACTGGTTCCATTGTGCGCCACTGATTGTGGTTGGAATGGTAAATGCCTCCGATATTGCTTTCCGCCATCAGGCAATCGATGCGAGGGGCCAACGTTTCGTTCGGCTCCTCACACAAAGGCAGTTTGCGTATTTTTTTACGCACTTAGCGTGATTTTGCATCACGCGTTCAGTCTTTGATAACCAACTTCGGTAACCATAAGGGTCAGTTCAGTCGAGTAAGCGTATGGAGCGAGTACCTATGGCATCAGTGTTTCCGCTGGCCGATTTTCGGCGTGCCGGTTTTGACCTTGCAGGTGATAGCGATGCCTGGAAGGACAGCATCATCAAGGGTGATTGCGTGGCCGCGCTTGAGGCACTTCCCAGTCAATCCGTTGATGCAATTTTTGCCGATCCACCATACAACCTTCAACTGGGCGGCGCGCTCCACCGCCCGGATCAGTCTGTTGTCGATGCTGTCGACAACGACTGGGACCAGTTCGCATCCTTCGAAGCTTACGATGCCTTTACCCGCGCATGGCTTCTGGCATGCCGCCGGGTGCTGAAGCCCAATGGCACCATCTGGGTCATCGGCTCCTATCACAATATCTACCGCGTCGGTTCCATTCTTCAGGACATGAATTTCTGGATTCTCAATGACATCGTTTGGCGCAAGACCAACCCGATGCCGAACTTCAAGGGTCGCCGGTTCCAGAACGCGCATGAAACCATGATCTGGGCCAGCCGCGACGCTAAGGCAAAAAGCTACACCTTCAATTACGAAGCGCTGAAGGCCTCCAATGATGACGTCCAGATGCGCTCGGATTGGCTGTTCCCGATTTGCAGCGGCGGCGAGCGCCTGAAAGGCGATGACGGCAAGAAGGTCCACCCGACCCAGAAACCGGAAGCCCTGCTGGCTCGCGTCATAATGGCATCCACAAAGCCCGGCGATGTCGTGCTCGACCCGTTCTTCGGCTCCGGCACCACAGGTGCGGTGGCAAAGCGTCTGGGTCGCCACTTCGTCGGCATCGAGCGCGAGCAGGACTATATCGATGCCGCCTCCGCACGCATCGCAGCCGTCGAGCCCCTCGGCAAGGCGGAACTGACCGTAATGACCGGGAAGAAGGCCGAACCACGCGTTGCCTTCAACGTGCTGCTCGAAAGCGGTCTGGTTCGCCCCGGACAGGTTCTGACAGACGCGAAACGTCGTTACAGTGCCATCATCCGTGCCGATGGTACCGTTGCCTCTGCCGGTACCGCAGGCTCCATTCATCGCCTCGGTGCAAAGGTGCAAGGGTTGGATGCCTGCAATGGCTGGACCTTCTGGCACTATGAGGACGGTGAGGCCTTGAAGCCCATCGATGATCTGAGAACACTGATCCGCAATGAAATGGCAAAGGCGGGATAAAGCGATCCACCGCTTTGCCCTTGCCAACAGTAGGCGGTCTTGCCGCCCCACAGACTTCGCCCGGTTTTAGTACCTTCAGTCCCGGGTGAAGAATAGGAGAGGCCCGGCGTTCCCTGAACGTCGGGCCTCTCCGTATTCGTTATTAATCATAACAGAATTTTCTTAAATATATCAATTGCATGGCAAGCCTGGAGCAAGTATGGCTCTCTAGCTAGTGTGTCCAAGGGAGCCACAAGCAAGCCGCCAACGGGTCTAGCCGAACGTCAGACATGATGTTCGTAAAGGTCAGATCCGGGAATAAGAAAGACGGCAACGTTCCCGATTACGAGATTTGACAAATCTGGCCGCTTGCGGCCGGACTGGTGCAGGTAGAAGACCGCCATTTTCGCCTGCACCAGACATTCTCAGCTCAGATGTCGATGCCGTATGCGGCCAGATCGGCTCTCAACTTTTCAGCACCGGTAAAATGCACCGCCTGCCATCCAACAGCCTTCGCGCCCTCCACATTGGGAAACGAGTCGTCGATGAAAAGACTGCTGGCAGGGTCGAGCCCAAAGGTCCGCGCATGCAATTCATAAATCGCCACATCGGGTTTGATCAGGCCCACATCGCCTGAGACCGTCACGCCGCGTGAGAGGGTCAGGAAGGGATACATCTTCTGCGCTTCCCGAAACGTGTCGGAGGCGAAATTGGTCAGCATCGTCACGTCGTGACCTGAAGCGATCAGACCTTTGAGAATGGCGACCGAATCGTCATAGGAGTGCGACACCATTTCGTGCCAGTGCAGACGAAAGGCGCGGATCGTTTTTTCGTGGTCCGGGTAAGTCTCCAAAAGCAACGCCTCGGCTTCTTCCCATGTGCGGCCCCGGTCCTGCTCCAGGTTCCATTCGTGCGTGCAGACATTCTCGAAGAACCATGCCCGCTCGTTCTCATCGGGAATTATGCTGCTGTAGGGAATGTTCGGGTCGTAGTGGATCAGAACCTTGCCGATATCGAAAACGATGTGATTGATCTTGGTCATCAATTTTTCCTGCTTTTATCGAATGCGAGAGGAATAGCCTGCGCGATCGCTTTTTTCATTACCGTCGGCAGGGCCTGCGCATCAAGATTTGTGACCGGCTCCCACCATTCGTCATTGGCACCCGGTTTCATGCTGCCGGAAACCCTGGCGCGGAAAATGGAGAGCCGAAGCTCGAAATGGGTGAAGACGTGGACAATTGTGCCCGCTGCTTCCCACTCCGCATCGAAGGGTGCGTGCTCAGTGCCAGTGCCACCATCGATCCGCGCAGTCCATGCGGTCGTCGGCACCTCCGTCATGCCGCCCAGCAGGCCAGTTTCGATCCGGCGGCGCAGCAGGATTTCGCCCTTGTCATTCACCGCAACGAAGGCGGCACCGACGCGGACAGGTTTTTCTTTCTTAGCAGCCTTCACCGGAAAACGCTCCGGCTCATCCTGCGCCAGCGCCAGACAGTGGCTATTGAACGGACAGAGCGCGCAGGCAGGGCGCTTCGGCGTGCAAATGGTGGCGCCGAGGTCCATCATCGCCTGAGCAAAATCCCCCGGACGATCAGCAGGTGTAACCTCCGCCACCTTCGCCCGCATTACTCCCTTTGAGCCGGGTAGGGGGGCATCGATGCAAAACAGACGGGAAACCACCCGCTCGACATTGCCATCCAGCACCGCCGATTGCCGGTTGAAGGCGATGGCTGCGATGGCCGCCGCCGTATAATCGCCGATGCCGGGCAGGCTCTTCAAGCCCTCTTCGGTGTCGGGAAACACGCCGCCATGCTCATTGGCAACGGCTTCAGCGCATTTCTTCAAGTTGCGGGCACGTGCATAATACCCAAGCCCTGCCCATGCCGCCATCACGTCCTCGCTGGGTGCTGCGGCCAGGTCCTCCACCTTTGGCCATAGCGCCAGAAACTTGGCGAAATAGGGCTTCACTGCCTGCACGGTGGTCTGTTGCAACATGACCTCCGATAGCCAGACGTGGTAAGGATTGGCCCGCAAACCCGTTGCGGTCATAGGTGGTGATGTGCGCCATGGGAGGTCGCGATGGTGCCTATCGTACCATGCTAAAAGTTGATCTGCTGTTGTCGGGAGTAGTGTTTTTCGAGCCGTTGTATCCATCTCACTGAACATAAGGCGAGCCTTGAAATCTTCAACATTATTCAGCCTCGGGTTAGATCGAACACGCGTCTTTAGGACGATGCGAAAATTAGATAGTCATTTCCAGAGCACAAAGGTTGAACAATGCTAGGTTTGTTAGTGAATGAAGTACCTCCAGCAATACGTTATGGAGCAGGCGTCTTGCTGGGTGTATTGCTCCTTGGATTGCTTTTAAACGGGCTCGGTCGCGTTTATTTTAATATCCCCAAACTTACAGCTTTTCTCATTGAGCGACTTATGAAAGAGGCTAGGGAACTTCAAAAATTCCAAGGTAGGCCATCAAGGCGTTGGCAGCTCTGCGAAGCATTTTTTTGGACGCTATTTGGTCATTTCATGTGGGTGTATCTCTTAGTGGTTCTCGTAAGTATGATGGTTATTGCAGCTACGTACCCTGTCGAGAAGATGTGGCACTTGCAGCTATTAGCAATGGGTTACTTCCTTTTAGGTTGCGCAGTGGCCCGATTTATACGGCTGAATGCCCGTAAAGATTGGTTTCGGTTTCGCACGCTCTTAAAGAATGGCGGTGAAAAATAACTGTGTGGCTTGATCTCGCGCGGACACATTGATTTAATAAGTTATGAAAAAACCAGCACAATCAGGGCGCAAAGGCGTTATCCAGATTGCCGAAATCGCAAACGGCATCATCGATCCGGTTCTAGCGAAACGCGCCGGAATCAGCACGTCGCTGCTCGGTTCGTGGGATGAAATCGCTGGCGTGGACTTTGCCGATTGCACCCGCCCGGAAAAGATTACATGGCCGCGCCGTGACGAGGGGCCGGATCGTGGCGGCTATCAGCCCGGCGTTCTGACCATCGCCTGCGAAGGGGCTCGCGCGCTGTTTCTCACCCATGCGCAGGGCGAATTGATTGCCCGCATCAATGGTTTCTTCGGCTTTCCCGCCGTCCGCCAGATCAGGATCGTGCAGAAGCCTGTCTCGCAAACGCTGAGCCGTCGCCCCAAACCGCAACCGCTGCGTGGTGATGCCGCCAGGCGGCTGGAAGGCATGATGGAGGGCATCGAAAGTGAGGCCTTGCGCAAGGCGGTCGAGCGTCTGGGAACTGCTGTTTTGCAGAAGCGAAAAGCAGGTCGGACGATTTGAAGCAGTCTTTCGGTCAAGACTGTCCTTGACTGGTCACAATTCTTTGACAAGAAGAAAAGAAATGGCCGCTTGTTCTGAACATGTGGCCGCGATATCGCAATTGCAGACAATTCCAGTCTTTCACACATAGGTGCTTGATGCATTTTCCTGAATTCAATATCACCCGTCGCAGCCTTCTGGGCGGCGTTGCTCTTGC from the Agrobacterium vaccinii genome contains:
- a CDS encoding HAD family hydrolase, with the translated sequence MSGFDLIIFDCDGVLVDSEIIAAQVESRLLTDAGYPISTEEMGERFSGMTWKNILLDIEREASIPLSASLLEKSEKLLDARLERDVKVIDGVKLALSRLTTPRCICSNSSSHRLDMMLTKVGLKPYFEGHIYSAKDLGPDRVKPKPDIFLHGAKQFNVSPDRVVVVEDSVHGINGARAAGMRVIGFTGASHTYPSHADRLTDAGAETVIARMQDLPATIEALAEWGGVA
- the mutY gene encoding A/G-specific adenine glycosylase, coding for MDTTARKTLLPTTADQLLAWYDRHHRDLPWRTSPPMTATGLRANPYHVWLSEVMLQQTTVQAVKPYFAKFLALWPKVEDLAAAPSEDVMAAWAGLGYYARARNLKKCAEAVANEHGGVFPDTEEGLKSLPGIGDYTAAAIAAIAFNRQSAVLDGNVERVVSRLFCIDAPLPGSKGVMRAKVAEVTPADRPGDFAQAMMDLGATICTPKRPACALCPFNSHCLALAQDEPERFPVKAAKKEKPVRVGAAFVAVNDKGEILLRRRIETGLLGGMTEVPTTAWTARIDGGTGTEHAPFDAEWEAAGTIVHVFTHFELRLSIFRARVSGSMKPGANDEWWEPVTNLDAQALPTVMKKAIAQAIPLAFDKSRKN
- a CDS encoding GntR family transcriptional regulator produces the protein MAKPQKNKPDDTIATKISRTLADRIVRGELAPGARLRQDHVAEEFGASHVPVREAFRRLEAQGLAVSIPRRGVRVADFGLPDVQEVAEMRAALEVLALRHAVPNLTAAILDEAEAATLAGDRAMDVRQWEEANRRFHRLITAPCDMPRLMEAIDGLHAASARFLFSAWRAGWERRTDTDHRAIIDALRGKRDEEAVRILAGHVQWIGRTAIRTPTGSTRDAFAIVG
- a CDS encoding site-specific DNA-methyltransferase translates to MASVFPLADFRRAGFDLAGDSDAWKDSIIKGDCVAALEALPSQSVDAIFADPPYNLQLGGALHRPDQSVVDAVDNDWDQFASFEAYDAFTRAWLLACRRVLKPNGTIWVIGSYHNIYRVGSILQDMNFWILNDIVWRKTNPMPNFKGRRFQNAHETMIWASRDAKAKSYTFNYEALKASNDDVQMRSDWLFPICSGGERLKGDDGKKVHPTQKPEALLARVIMASTKPGDVVLDPFFGSGTTGAVAKRLGRHFVGIEREQDYIDAASARIAAVEPLGKAELTVMTGKKAEPRVAFNVLLESGLVRPGQVLTDAKRRYSAIIRADGTVASAGTAGSIHRLGAKVQGLDACNGWTFWHYEDGEALKPIDDLRTLIRNEMAKAG
- a CDS encoding DUF721 domain-containing protein — translated: MKKPAQSGRKGVIQIAEIANGIIDPVLAKRAGISTSLLGSWDEIAGVDFADCTRPEKITWPRRDEGPDRGGYQPGVLTIACEGARALFLTHAQGELIARINGFFGFPAVRQIRIVQKPVSQTLSRRPKPQPLRGDAARRLEGMMEGIESEALRKAVERLGTAVLQKRKAGRTI
- a CDS encoding type II toxin-antitoxin system PemK/MazF family toxin, producing the protein MQPSAGKEQRGRHAGLILSAFKFNMATGFAFIAPITTTGNASRNSGFAIQLIGAGTSATGVVQIDQVKSMDWRNRNAEKSKDKIPDDIFAEVLERFAPIFGLVFAVPDQE
- a CDS encoding biotin transporter BioY; translated protein: MSIQMPTATTGFLGLSSRSYVQQALFLVAGTMILALASKIEVPMVPVPITMQTFAVTMIGALYGWRLGTLTVLAWLAEAMLGLPVLADAASGHAPFVGPTAGYLVAFPVMAALVGLLTEKGADGDRPVAAFLLHLCANVLCLALGWAWLAGLIGSEAAWVGGVAPFILGAVLKSALAAAALKLIASRGRSAR
- a CDS encoding DUF1284 domain-containing protein; amino-acid sequence: MTVRLRAHHLLCMLTYVGKGYTPGFTVNYDRVAARLNAGEDIEIVSGPDDICAPLLTDADAHCFSQSVVIRDQKAMASIAHFLGEAVTVHKSFTPDDAFMKKLRSGFRDGTVRSACSACEWADLCNEVAASNYCSVKIAPPLNP
- a CDS encoding AbrB/MazE/SpoVT family DNA-binding domain-containing protein; this translates as MFYILEAKVMATTKGQTARKDFSTTSRLKKAGGSLVLTVPAAARNMLGLTEGQEMIVSVKGRQVIAEAAPGASGTIKVRQPKYTLDQLLEGYSADASMSLEEEAWLNAPAVGNEVW
- a CDS encoding HAD family hydrolase, with product MTKINHIVFDIGKVLIHYDPNIPYSSIIPDENERAWFFENVCTHEWNLEQDRGRTWEEAEALLLETYPDHEKTIRAFRLHWHEMVSHSYDDSVAILKGLIASGHDVTMLTNFASDTFREAQKMYPFLTLSRGVTVSGDVGLIKPDVAIYELHARTFGLDPASSLFIDDSFPNVEGAKAVGWQAVHFTGAEKLRADLAAYGIDI